From Myxococcaceae bacterium JPH2, the proteins below share one genomic window:
- the prmC gene encoding peptide chain release factor N(5)-glutamine methyltransferase, with the protein MSGGETWTIRRVLTWTTQHFEKRQVDAPRLTAEILLAHVLQTGRVRLYVDLDRPLAKEELGTFRALIERRLAGEPTQYLTGVKEFYNRPFRVDSRVLIPRPETELLVEAVLHALPKDAPSRALDVCTGSGCIAISLAAERPQATVLATDLSPGAAAVARANAEALKVADRVTVLEGDLLGPVPADARFHVVVSNPPYVDAGDIPGLSAEVRHEPHMALDGGPDGLKLIRRVVTDARRFLEPGGLLAMEIGETQGPAVLELLRAAGYSDARVEKDLERRERMAFGTQPVASGPQG; encoded by the coding sequence ATGAGCGGCGGCGAGACCTGGACCATCCGCAGGGTCCTCACCTGGACGACGCAGCACTTCGAGAAGCGGCAGGTGGATGCTCCGCGCCTCACAGCGGAGATCCTCCTGGCGCACGTGCTCCAGACGGGACGGGTGCGGCTGTACGTGGACCTGGACCGGCCCCTCGCCAAGGAGGAGCTGGGCACGTTCCGCGCGCTCATCGAGCGGCGGCTCGCGGGTGAGCCCACGCAGTACCTCACCGGCGTGAAGGAGTTCTACAACCGCCCCTTCCGGGTGGACTCGCGCGTGCTCATCCCCCGCCCGGAGACCGAGCTGCTCGTGGAGGCCGTCCTGCACGCGCTGCCCAAGGACGCGCCCTCGCGAGCCCTGGACGTGTGCACGGGCTCCGGCTGCATCGCCATCAGCCTCGCGGCCGAGCGGCCCCAGGCCACCGTCCTCGCCACGGACCTGTCTCCTGGCGCCGCCGCCGTGGCGCGCGCCAACGCTGAGGCCCTCAAGGTGGCGGACCGGGTGACGGTGTTGGAGGGCGACCTGCTCGGTCCTGTCCCGGCCGACGCTCGCTTCCACGTGGTGGTGTCCAACCCGCCTTACGTGGACGCGGGTGACATCCCGGGCCTGTCTGCCGAGGTGCGGCACGAGCCGCACATGGCGCTCGACGGCGGACCGGACGGCTTGAAGCTCATCCGACGGGTGGTGACGGACGCTCGGCGGTTCCTGGAGCCTGGCGGCCTCCTTGCAATGGAGATTGGCGAGACGCAAGGCCCCGCGGTCCTGGAGCTCTTGCGCGCCGCCGGCTACTCCGACGCGCGCGTGGAGAAGGACCTGGAGCGGCGCGAGCGGATGGCTTTTGGGACACAGCCCGTGGCCAGCGGGCCACAAGGCTGA
- the prfA gene encoding peptide chain release factor 1 — protein MIDKLEEVERRFDRLTADLSNPDILADTSKLQKVSKERAGLEKLVEAFRAYRKVLADLGEVEAWLGSSDPDEKAYAREALPGLKQQREEMEASLKILLLPKDPNDEKNVILEIRAGAGGDEAALFAEEVMQMYLRYADRKGWKADIIDMSAGNAGGVKDATLTLSGDAVFSHLKYESGVHRVQRVPATETQGRIHTSTITVSVMPEAEEVDVQVNPADIEMQVMRSTGSGGQSVNTTDSAVRLIHKPSGIVVKCQQEKSQGKNRAMAMRMLRAKLYEIEQERIRNERDSTRRAQVGTGDRSEKIRTYNFPQDRLTDHRIALTVHNLPAIMAGSVEDIITACRTHYQAEALKAQTGGGRPASEA, from the coding sequence ATGATTGACAAACTGGAAGAGGTCGAAAGGCGCTTCGACCGCCTCACCGCCGACCTGTCGAACCCCGACATCCTCGCCGACACCTCGAAGCTCCAGAAGGTCTCCAAGGAGCGCGCGGGGTTGGAGAAGCTCGTCGAGGCGTTCCGCGCCTACCGCAAGGTCCTCGCGGACCTCGGCGAGGTGGAGGCCTGGCTCGGCAGCTCCGACCCGGACGAGAAGGCCTATGCGCGCGAGGCCCTGCCGGGCCTGAAGCAGCAGCGCGAGGAGATGGAGGCCTCCCTCAAGATCCTCCTGCTGCCCAAGGACCCCAATGACGAGAAGAACGTCATCCTGGAGATCCGCGCGGGCGCGGGCGGCGACGAGGCGGCCCTCTTCGCCGAAGAAGTGATGCAGATGTATCTGCGTTACGCGGACCGCAAGGGCTGGAAGGCGGACATCATCGACATGAGCGCGGGCAACGCGGGCGGCGTGAAGGACGCCACGCTCACGCTGTCGGGCGACGCGGTGTTCAGCCACCTCAAGTACGAGTCCGGGGTGCACCGGGTGCAGCGCGTGCCCGCCACGGAGACGCAGGGGCGCATCCACACCTCCACCATCACCGTGTCGGTGATGCCCGAGGCCGAGGAAGTGGACGTGCAGGTGAACCCGGCCGACATCGAGATGCAGGTGATGCGCTCGACGGGCTCCGGCGGCCAGAGCGTCAACACGACGGACTCGGCGGTGCGCCTCATCCACAAGCCCTCAGGCATCGTGGTGAAGTGCCAGCAGGAGAAGAGCCAGGGGAAGAACCGCGCCATGGCCATGCGCATGCTGCGCGCCAAGCTCTATGAAATCGAGCAGGAGCGCATCCGCAACGAGCGCGACTCCACACGCCGCGCCCAGGTGGGCACCGGCGACCGCAGCGAGAAGATTCGCACGTACAACTTCCCGCAGGACCGGCTCACGGACCACCGCATCGCGCTGACGGTGCACAACCTGCCGGCCATCATGGCGGGCTCGGTCGAGGACATCATCACGGCCTGCCGGACCCACTACCAGGCTGAGGCCCTCAAGGCTCAGACGGGCGGCGGACGGCCCGCCAGCGAAGCATGA